The Spirochaetaceae bacterium genome window below encodes:
- a CDS encoding Fic family protein — protein sequence MGHAWDFISDYETDPAEFAQAELKHLAAVWHDQRERLETQDSFVQFNERLHREWAIETGLIERLYAFDRGVTELLIEHGIDAALIPHGDGQQPESVAAMIGDHQAAVESIFRFVRGERPLSTGYVKEMHALMTRNQAWAEAADAQGRISRVELIRGDYKQWPNNPRRPDGSIHEYCPPEHVAAEMDRLIKLHKAHVSVAPEVEAAWLHHRFTQIHPFQDGNGRIARALATLVFVNAGWFPLVVRNEGRVGYLDALKLADCGDLRGLVRLFASLQKDEFVKALSIARSVLRTVRAEQAIGAVRDQLQRRRDALIKEWNEARDIAHELRETAENRLREVRDELQSGMQHLLKNATFFVDGAVDHGDNSHYFAWQIVESAKQLGYSANRETYRSWARLVMENNDADRTELLVSFHGLGQEFQGVLACAAVCFQRTATETGERQVSAGAPVSEEVFQINYKEPINETGERFLTWLEPSLVRAVELWQATL from the coding sequence ATGGGTCACGCATGGGACTTCATCAGCGATTACGAGACGGATCCGGCGGAGTTCGCACAAGCGGAGCTGAAACACCTGGCGGCGGTCTGGCACGACCAGCGCGAGCGGCTTGAGACGCAGGATTCGTTCGTACAATTCAACGAGCGGCTGCACCGCGAGTGGGCCATCGAGACCGGGCTGATCGAGCGCTTGTACGCGTTCGATCGCGGCGTCACGGAATTGCTCATTGAGCACGGCATCGATGCGGCACTCATCCCGCACGGAGATGGTCAGCAGCCGGAGTCGGTTGCGGCCATGATTGGGGATCACCAAGCCGCGGTGGAGAGCATTTTCAGATTCGTGCGGGGTGAGCGGCCTCTCTCCACGGGCTACGTCAAGGAGATGCACGCGCTCATGACGCGCAACCAGGCGTGGGCGGAAGCCGCCGATGCGCAGGGTCGGATCAGCCGAGTCGAGTTGATCCGCGGCGACTACAAGCAATGGCCCAACAATCCACGCCGACCCGACGGCTCGATTCACGAATACTGTCCTCCCGAGCACGTGGCGGCCGAAATGGATCGGCTGATCAAGCTCCATAAGGCTCACGTGAGCGTCGCGCCAGAGGTGGAGGCGGCGTGGCTGCATCACCGATTCACGCAGATCCATCCGTTCCAGGACGGCAACGGCCGCATCGCCCGAGCGCTCGCCACTCTGGTGTTTGTGAATGCCGGGTGGTTTCCATTGGTGGTACGGAACGAGGGGCGCGTCGGCTACCTCGATGCCCTCAAACTTGCGGACTGCGGTGACCTCCGCGGATTGGTCAGATTGTTCGCCAGCCTCCAAAAGGATGAGTTCGTCAAGGCGCTGAGCATCGCCCGCAGCGTTCTGCGCACTGTACGCGCGGAGCAGGCGATCGGTGCGGTACGCGATCAGTTGCAGCGCCGCCGGGACGCACTCATAAAGGAGTGGAACGAAGCCCGCGACATCGCGCACGAACTCCGCGAGACGGCTGAGAACCGGTTGCGGGAGGTGCGCGATGAGCTGCAAAGCGGGATGCAGCATCTACTCAAGAACGCTACCTTCTTTGTAGACGGTGCTGTCGATCACGGCGATAACAGCCACTACTTCGCTTGGCAAATCGTCGAATCTGCGAAACAGTTGGGGTACTCCGCAAACCGCGAAACCTACCGGTCCTGGGCGCGGTTGGTGATGGAGAACAACGATGCCGACCGTACCGAGTTGTTGGTCTCGTTCCATGGCCTTGGCCAAGAGTTCCAGGGCGTTCTCGCCTGTGCGGCGGTCTGTTTTCAGCGCACCGCCACGGAGACAGGGGAGCGGCAAGTCAGTGCGGGTGCACCGGTCTCGGAGGAAGTGTTTCAGATCAACTACAAGGAACCGATCAATGAAACCGGTGAGCGCTTCCTGACGTGGTTGGAACCCAGCCTGGTACGCGCCGTGGAACTGTGGCAAGCAACGCTGTGA
- a CDS encoding HNH endonuclease signature motif containing protein: protein MPVRGGDRFPNSAPKRLAYADGQGAAGPAERSPALERHLAALRCFGALPDARSRYIPAPVRREVWRRDQGCCSYVDRYSGRRCSSRYRLEIDHIVPFALGGGAEPGNLRLRCRAHHRLRHAQRHGHPTSMAD from the coding sequence GTGCCGGTGCGGGGCGGCGACCGGTTCCCGAATTCGGCGCCGAAGCGGCTTGCGTACGCCGACGGGCAGGGCGCGGCGGGGCCGGCGGAGCGGTCGCCGGCATTGGAGCGGCACCTCGCCGCGTTGCGCTGCTTCGGGGCGTTGCCGGATGCCCGGTCACGGTACATCCCGGCACCCGTGCGGCGGGAGGTGTGGCGGCGCGACCAGGGTTGTTGCAGTTATGTCGACCGGTACAGCGGGCGGCGCTGCAGCTCCCGCTATCGGCTGGAGATAGACCACATCGTGCCGTTCGCGCTTGGCGGCGGTGCGGAGCCGGGGAACTTGAGACTACGCTGCCGTGCCCACCACAGGTTGCGGCACGCTCAGCGCCACGGCCACCCCACGAGTATGGCCGACTGA